Proteins found in one Tsukamurella paurometabola DSM 20162 genomic segment:
- a CDS encoding DoxX family protein, with protein sequence MSDKDGTEKESTDAPQSPLDTSSTGDLPRFGERHPTGGFVLDPHDDSDIGLGPVLPRYRDEPTTTDAGAASATPASGADPAVTDAAYGAETASTSVPDTSDLAAAIAAANAATEAISTSGTAPSGEETALSSEQRDEFGKLHNRRKGRERAAQARAEAEGIPAGAAATDVLEPPRGRRFGKPVGDESEELRAAKQAAKRGTTDLGLLVLRVAVGVILAAHGAQKLFGIWGGPGIDGFTKYLQNGADPSLGFERFTKVIAVSTGVVELGSGVMLIIGLLTPIAAAGAVGVMLSATLFKLTTLGSGFVFFSQDKGVEFELLLLFASVAIILTGPGKLSLDFNRGWARRPHIGSFVWLVIAVAAAVTVWILLNGANPLVKR encoded by the coding sequence GTGAGCGACAAGGACGGAACCGAGAAAGAGTCGACCGACGCCCCGCAGTCCCCGCTGGACACTTCGTCCACGGGAGATCTGCCGCGGTTCGGTGAGCGGCACCCGACCGGTGGGTTCGTGCTCGACCCCCATGACGATTCGGATATCGGCCTCGGGCCGGTGCTGCCGCGCTACCGCGACGAGCCGACCACCACCGATGCCGGTGCCGCGAGCGCCACGCCCGCGAGTGGGGCGGATCCCGCCGTGACGGATGCCGCGTACGGCGCCGAAACCGCCTCGACGTCGGTCCCCGACACCAGCGATTTGGCGGCGGCGATCGCCGCTGCGAACGCCGCGACCGAGGCCATCTCGACGAGCGGTACGGCACCGTCGGGCGAGGAGACCGCACTCTCGAGCGAACAGCGCGACGAGTTCGGCAAGCTGCACAACCGGCGCAAGGGACGTGAGCGCGCGGCCCAGGCCCGTGCCGAGGCCGAGGGCATTCCCGCCGGCGCCGCAGCGACCGACGTCCTCGAGCCGCCCCGCGGACGCCGATTCGGCAAGCCCGTCGGCGATGAGAGCGAGGAACTGCGCGCGGCCAAGCAGGCGGCCAAGCGCGGCACCACCGACCTCGGGCTGCTGGTGCTGCGCGTGGCCGTCGGCGTGATCCTCGCCGCCCACGGTGCGCAGAAGCTGTTCGGCATCTGGGGCGGTCCCGGTATCGACGGCTTCACCAAGTACCTGCAGAACGGTGCCGATCCGTCGCTCGGCTTCGAGCGGTTCACCAAGGTGATCGCGGTCTCGACCGGCGTCGTCGAGCTCGGCAGTGGTGTGATGCTGATCATCGGCCTGCTCACTCCGATCGCCGCGGCCGGCGCGGTGGGCGTGATGCTCTCGGCGACGTTGTTCAAGCTGACCACGCTCGGTAGCGGCTTCGTGTTCTTCTCGCAGGACAAGGGGGTGGAGTTCGAGCTGCTGCTGCTGTTCGCCTCCGTCGCGATCATCCTCACCGGCCCGGGCAAGCTCTCGCTCGACTTCAACCGGGGATGGGCACGCAGACCGCACATCGGATCCTTCGTGTGGCTGGTCATCGCAGTCGCCGCAGCGGTCACCGTGTGGATCCTGCTCAATGGCGCCAACCCCTTGGTCAAACGCTAG
- a CDS encoding PQQ-dependent sugar dehydrogenase, with protein sequence MSEGSRTARRTALAASVAAVLLISACADFSGSESAPFTGPPTGGAPTTTPPQLPTSAAPKPPGPCIDQDPLVLATCLTDPTSLITTPDLEHAYVAERGGTVQYTTTDQASREVLRIGVDTAGDGGLTSIALSPTYDQDRLYYAYVSTPTDNRVVRVTPGDEPKVILAGIPKGPLGNAGSLLFVGRDLIVATGNAGDQAAARDPRSLAGKVLLLPSPGTVTPTVPEVLATDGGIRASLCQAGPKGPVFVADQGATEDRLRVVTPGSPTGVAWTWPDRPGIAGCAVVDGGVVVSHSRAGRVEFVVLPKGSTTADKEPLPMLDRKRYGVFGRLATGPKGLPQGVTTNKATGPVAPTDDRVVLLPLPGGDAASGED encoded by the coding sequence ATGAGTGAGGGGTCCCGGACGGCGCGGCGCACCGCGCTGGCCGCGTCGGTCGCCGCCGTGCTGTTGATCTCGGCGTGCGCCGATTTCAGCGGCAGCGAGTCGGCGCCCTTCACCGGACCGCCCACCGGCGGAGCGCCGACGACCACACCGCCGCAGTTGCCCACCAGTGCGGCTCCGAAACCACCCGGACCGTGCATCGACCAGGATCCGCTGGTGCTCGCCACCTGCCTCACCGACCCCACGTCGCTGATCACCACTCCGGACCTCGAGCACGCCTACGTCGCCGAACGCGGCGGCACCGTCCAGTACACGACCACCGATCAGGCCAGCCGGGAGGTGCTGCGGATCGGCGTGGACACGGCCGGCGACGGCGGCCTCACCTCGATCGCACTCTCCCCCACCTACGACCAGGACCGGCTGTACTACGCCTACGTGAGCACTCCCACCGACAATCGGGTGGTGCGGGTGACACCGGGTGACGAGCCGAAGGTGATCCTCGCCGGCATACCCAAGGGGCCGCTGGGCAATGCGGGATCACTGCTGTTCGTGGGCCGTGATCTCATCGTCGCCACCGGTAACGCCGGGGATCAGGCCGCCGCACGGGATCCGCGGTCCTTGGCGGGCAAGGTATTGCTGCTGCCCTCACCCGGCACCGTCACACCGACCGTGCCGGAGGTACTGGCGACCGACGGCGGAATACGCGCCTCACTGTGCCAGGCCGGGCCGAAGGGACCGGTGTTCGTCGCCGACCAAGGCGCCACGGAGGACCGCCTGCGGGTGGTGACCCCCGGGTCGCCCACCGGCGTCGCTTGGACCTGGCCCGACCGTCCGGGGATCGCCGGGTGCGCCGTGGTCGACGGTGGTGTGGTGGTCAGTCACAGCCGGGCCGGCCGCGTGGAATTCGTTGTGCTGCCCAAGGGTTCGACGACCGCCGATAAGGAACCGCTGCCGATGCTCGATCGCAAGCGGTACGGCGTCTTCGGTCGGCTCGCGACCGGGCCGAAGGGGCTGCCGCAGGGCGTGACCACGAACAAGGCCACCGGCCCCGTCGCCCCGACGGACGATCGCGTCGTGCTGCTCCCCCTCCCGGGTGGGGACGCCGCCTCCGGCGAGGATTAG
- the gatB gene encoding Asp-tRNA(Asn)/Glu-tRNA(Gln) amidotransferase subunit GatB: protein MSAELSEIDLPEYADVVARYEPVMGMEVHVELGTATKMFCGCRTEFGAAPNTQVCPTCLGMPGALPVVNDEAVRSAIRIGLALNCSIRPSSLFARKNYFYPDQPKNYQISQYDDPIAHDGYVDVPLEDGTVWRVEVERAHMEEDTGKSTHIGSATGRIHGASHSLLDFNRAGVPLVEIVTKPIEGAGERAPEIARAYVTALRDLLASLDVSDVRMDQGSMRCDANVSLKPKGATEFGTRTETKNVNSLKSVEVAVRYEMRRQAAVLDAGGEVTLETRHFQEGDGTTTPGRPKESAEDYRYFPDPDLAPVAPAAELVEELRGTIGELPWLRRARIQQEWSLSDEVMRDLVNLGAIDAIIATVDAGATPDAARSWWGSFLPQQANSREVELDALAITPAQVARVIALVEEGKLTSKLAQQVIVGVLDGEGEPDEVVAARGLEVVRDDGALQKAVDDALAANPDIVEKIRSGKVQAAGKIVGDVMKATRGQADAARVRELVLAACE from the coding sequence ATGAGTGCCGAGCTTTCCGAGATCGACCTTCCCGAGTACGCGGACGTCGTCGCCCGTTACGAGCCCGTCATGGGTATGGAAGTCCACGTCGAACTCGGCACGGCCACCAAGATGTTCTGCGGTTGCCGCACCGAGTTCGGTGCGGCGCCGAACACTCAGGTGTGTCCCACCTGCCTCGGGATGCCCGGCGCGCTGCCCGTCGTCAACGACGAGGCGGTGCGCTCGGCCATTCGCATCGGCCTGGCGTTGAACTGCTCGATCCGGCCGTCGTCGCTGTTCGCCCGGAAGAACTACTTCTACCCGGACCAGCCGAAGAACTACCAGATCAGCCAGTACGACGACCCGATCGCGCACGACGGCTACGTCGACGTCCCCCTGGAGGACGGCACCGTCTGGCGGGTGGAGGTCGAGCGCGCGCACATGGAGGAGGACACCGGCAAGTCGACGCACATCGGCTCGGCCACGGGCCGCATCCACGGGGCGTCGCACTCGCTGCTCGACTTCAACCGGGCGGGCGTGCCGCTCGTCGAGATCGTCACCAAGCCCATCGAGGGTGCCGGGGAGCGGGCGCCGGAAATCGCCCGTGCCTACGTCACGGCCCTGCGCGATCTCTTGGCCTCGCTCGATGTCTCCGATGTCCGAATGGATCAGGGTTCGATGCGCTGCGACGCCAACGTCTCGCTCAAGCCCAAGGGCGCCACCGAGTTCGGCACCCGCACCGAGACCAAGAACGTCAACTCACTCAAGTCGGTCGAGGTGGCCGTGCGGTACGAGATGCGCCGCCAGGCCGCCGTGCTGGACGCCGGTGGCGAGGTGACTCTCGAGACCCGCCACTTCCAGGAGGGCGATGGCACCACCACGCCGGGCCGTCCCAAGGAGAGCGCCGAGGACTACCGCTACTTCCCGGATCCCGATCTCGCTCCCGTCGCGCCCGCTGCCGAGCTGGTCGAGGAACTGCGCGGCACCATCGGAGAACTGCCGTGGCTGCGTCGCGCCCGCATCCAGCAGGAATGGAGCCTGTCCGACGAGGTTATGCGCGACCTGGTCAACCTGGGGGCGATCGACGCCATCATCGCCACAGTCGACGCTGGCGCCACCCCCGACGCCGCCCGGTCCTGGTGGGGCAGCTTCCTGCCGCAGCAGGCCAACTCTCGTGAGGTCGAGCTCGACGCCCTGGCGATCACGCCCGCGCAGGTCGCCCGCGTCATCGCCCTGGTCGAGGAGGGCAAGCTCACCAGCAAGCTGGCACAACAGGTGATCGTGGGTGTCCTCGACGGTGAGGGCGAGCCCGATGAGGTGGTCGCGGCCCGCGGCCTCGAGGTGGTCCGCGACGACGGTGCCCTGCAGAAGGCCGTCGACGACGCGCTCGCTGCGAACCCCGACATCGTCGAGAAGATCAGGAGTGGCAAGGTGCAGGCCGCAGGCAAGATCGTCGGCGATGTCATGAAGGCCACCCGCGGTCAGGCCGACGCTGCCCGCGTCCGGGAATTGGTGCTCGCCGCCTGCGAGTAG
- a CDS encoding DUF4878 domain-containing protein: MNHTPPATPDPSNPYGATQLRPTWRSGAAPQYGTQPPFGPAEQVPPPAYSVPSYPPPVPPKAPRPRWLLPTMIGGGVVLVVIVLIAAVAIVGGAGGASDSPGATVKAYFAALQAGDAKKALSYGTEAPATTDLVTDEVLRKQIAIAPIKDVTIVSESDAGIGQVHLTVTIGDVAYDEKLMMDKSGDTWKLKTAAVKIDPSAASEADKKNITILGKPLPASGVAYVFPGALDLGSSNKNLQARPSKYSIGGDKGQAPVNGLSAFAIGGSIRVEFGLSDAAKTAAWQQIADKYAACAASKDGMPGDCPQSSFLGVDGSYTWTAPSAEQIDLSDEVRDGSMSFRDTRPWSYTATARDGRPLTGTDTTFTTGTVSVTPDAVAVSVR; the protein is encoded by the coding sequence ATGAACCACACTCCTCCCGCCACTCCCGACCCGAGCAATCCCTACGGTGCGACACAGCTGCGACCCACCTGGCGATCGGGTGCGGCGCCGCAGTACGGTACGCAGCCGCCGTTCGGTCCCGCGGAACAGGTTCCGCCGCCGGCGTATTCGGTGCCCTCGTACCCGCCGCCGGTCCCGCCCAAGGCGCCTCGTCCGCGTTGGCTCCTGCCCACGATGATCGGCGGCGGCGTGGTACTCGTGGTGATCGTGCTCATCGCCGCGGTGGCAATCGTCGGCGGCGCCGGCGGTGCGTCGGATTCCCCGGGCGCCACCGTGAAAGCCTATTTCGCCGCGCTCCAGGCCGGTGACGCGAAGAAGGCGCTGAGTTATGGCACCGAGGCGCCTGCCACGACCGATCTGGTGACCGACGAGGTGCTGCGCAAGCAGATCGCGATCGCTCCGATCAAGGATGTGACCATCGTCAGCGAATCCGACGCCGGTATCGGCCAGGTGCACCTCACCGTCACCATCGGCGACGTCGCCTACGACGAGAAACTGATGATGGACAAGTCCGGCGACACCTGGAAGCTCAAGACCGCCGCCGTGAAGATCGACCCTTCCGCCGCGTCCGAGGCCGACAAGAAGAACATCACCATCCTCGGAAAGCCGCTACCCGCTTCGGGTGTCGCCTATGTCTTCCCGGGGGCGCTCGACCTCGGATCGTCGAACAAGAACCTGCAGGCACGTCCCTCGAAATACAGCATCGGGGGCGATAAGGGGCAGGCTCCGGTGAACGGGCTCTCCGCCTTCGCGATCGGCGGCTCGATACGCGTCGAATTCGGTCTCAGCGACGCCGCGAAGACCGCGGCGTGGCAGCAGATCGCCGATAAGTACGCGGCGTGCGCCGCCTCGAAGGACGGCATGCCCGGCGACTGCCCGCAGTCCTCGTTCCTCGGTGTCGACGGCTCGTACACCTGGACCGCGCCGAGCGCCGAGCAGATCGATCTGTCCGACGAGGTCCGCGACGGATCGATGTCGTTCCGCGATACGCGGCCCTGGTCGTACACCGCGACGGCGCGCGACGGTCGCCCGCTGACCGGCACCGACACCACCTTCACCACCGGCACCGTGAGCGTGACGCCGGACGCGGTGGCCGTCTCCGTGCGCTGA
- a CDS encoding ATP-dependent 6-phosphofructokinase → MRIGVLTGGGDCPGLNAVIRAVVRTCDSRYGSSVVGFQDGWRGLLENRRIHLANDDRNDRLLTKGGTMLGTARTHPDVLRDGLPQIKQTLDDNGIDVLIPIGGEGTLTAASWLADEGVPVVGVPKTIDNDIDCTDVTFGFDTALTIATDAIDRLHSTAESHQRVMLVEVMGRHAGWIALNSGLASGAHMILIPEVPFDVEELCRLIKRRFQRGHSSFIVVVAEGAKPAEGSMELRVGGTDEFGHERFTGVAHQLGVEIEKRINKEVRTTVLGHVQRGGTPTPHDRVLATRYGVNAADAAHAGKTGQMVSLRGTTVGLVPLAEAVKQLKRVPRERYDDAAEFFG, encoded by the coding sequence CTGCGAATCGGAGTCCTGACCGGCGGTGGCGATTGCCCCGGCCTCAACGCGGTGATCCGTGCTGTGGTGCGCACCTGCGATTCCCGCTACGGCTCCTCGGTGGTGGGTTTCCAGGACGGCTGGCGCGGCCTGCTCGAGAACCGGCGCATCCATCTCGCCAACGACGACCGCAACGACCGTCTGCTCACCAAGGGTGGCACCATGCTCGGTACCGCCCGTACCCACCCCGACGTGCTCCGCGACGGCCTCCCGCAGATCAAGCAAACGCTGGACGACAACGGAATCGACGTGCTGATCCCGATCGGCGGCGAGGGAACGCTCACCGCCGCGTCCTGGCTCGCCGACGAGGGCGTCCCCGTGGTCGGCGTGCCGAAGACCATCGACAACGACATCGACTGCACCGACGTCACCTTCGGCTTCGACACCGCGCTGACCATCGCCACCGACGCCATCGACCGGCTGCATTCGACCGCCGAATCCCATCAGCGGGTGATGCTGGTCGAGGTGATGGGCCGGCACGCCGGCTGGATCGCGCTGAACTCCGGACTCGCCTCGGGGGCGCACATGATCCTCATCCCCGAGGTGCCCTTCGACGTCGAGGAGCTGTGCCGGCTCATCAAGCGGCGATTCCAGCGAGGACACTCCAGCTTCATCGTGGTGGTCGCCGAGGGCGCCAAACCCGCTGAGGGGTCGATGGAGCTTCGGGTTGGCGGCACCGATGAATTCGGCCACGAACGATTCACCGGGGTCGCGCACCAGCTGGGCGTCGAGATCGAGAAGCGGATCAACAAGGAGGTCCGCACCACGGTCCTCGGCCACGTGCAGCGCGGCGGTACTCCGACACCGCACGACCGCGTCCTGGCCACCCGCTACGGCGTGAACGCCGCCGACGCCGCGCACGCCGGGAAGACGGGCCAGATGGTGTCGCTGCGCGGCACCACGGTCGGGCTGGTTCCGCTCGCCGAGGCGGTCAAGCAGCTCAAGCGGGTGCCGCGCGAGCGGTACGACGACGCCGCGGAGTTCTTCGGCTGA
- a CDS encoding response regulator — protein sequence MPITVFIADDQAMVRQGFGALLGAQPDISVVGDAPDGRAAVTEVARLLPDVVLMDVRMPEMNGLQAAEEILRRHDGVRVLMLTTFDIDDYVYEALRVGASGFMLKDAPAEELVRAVRVVHEGQSLLAPSVTRRMIAEVTAARSRRRPAPAELGTLTPREREVLEAVAAGRSNAEIAETLFVSEQTVKTHVSKVLQKLGLRDRAQAVVYAYETGVVTPG from the coding sequence GTGCCGATCACCGTCTTCATCGCCGACGATCAGGCCATGGTCCGTCAGGGCTTCGGCGCCCTTCTCGGTGCTCAGCCCGACATCTCCGTGGTCGGTGACGCGCCCGACGGCAGGGCCGCCGTCACCGAGGTCGCCCGTCTACTGCCCGATGTGGTGCTGATGGACGTCCGCATGCCCGAGATGAACGGGTTGCAGGCCGCCGAGGAGATTCTGCGTCGGCACGACGGCGTCCGGGTCCTGATGCTCACCACGTTCGACATTGATGACTACGTCTACGAGGCGTTACGCGTTGGTGCCTCTGGTTTCATGCTCAAGGACGCGCCCGCGGAGGAGCTGGTGCGCGCCGTCCGCGTGGTGCATGAGGGCCAGTCGCTGCTGGCTCCGTCGGTAACCCGACGGATGATCGCCGAGGTCACCGCGGCTCGGTCCCGGCGGCGTCCGGCCCCTGCCGAGCTCGGCACCCTCACTCCGCGTGAGCGGGAAGTGCTCGAAGCCGTGGCGGCGGGCCGGTCCAACGCGGAGATCGCCGAGACTCTGTTCGTCTCCGAGCAGACGGTGAAGACCCACGTCAGCAAGGTGCTGCAGAAGCTGGGACTGCGCGACCGGGCGCAGGCCGTGGTCTACGCCTACGAGACGGGTGTTGTCACGCCCGGGTGA
- a CDS encoding sensor histidine kinase, producing MLKTSKIESLGRATVRAGRYLDQQSALHIADPDGSLHDTPLGTFLSRRVNWLFLLIALIMWAVAWPTLNEQFTVPAAFLPLFSGLSVLPLAIAWAHPRAAWAIIAGTAAVFPLFFWFTPKNDWQWNWQVSLIIAMLVSTVMVYLRAKPLDAIVVAAASSLLFWINAQDGTGGGWVAGLLVALAVCLLLRLALQSRTRLEEQTEVSELERGRRAILEERTRIARDLHDIVAHRMSLVVVQAQTAQYRVPDVSERARAEFDGIAVSAREALNEVRSLLGVLRLDDASADLAPAPGLGGVDELIDGARAAGVTVEYLPLPDPTAVGESTALVAYRIVQESIANATRHAQGAPITVALTLDAATLNLRIENGPRTSDADLGGPGLGQGIPGMMERARTVGGSLAATPVAGGGFAVRASLPARADAAA from the coding sequence ATGTTGAAGACCAGCAAGATCGAGAGCCTCGGCCGGGCGACGGTGCGCGCGGGCCGCTACCTCGACCAGCAGAGCGCGCTGCACATCGCCGATCCCGACGGATCGCTGCACGACACCCCGCTCGGAACCTTCCTCTCGCGGCGGGTGAACTGGCTGTTCCTGTTGATCGCGTTGATCATGTGGGCGGTCGCGTGGCCCACCCTGAACGAGCAGTTCACCGTTCCGGCGGCTTTCCTGCCCCTGTTCAGCGGGCTGTCGGTGCTGCCTCTGGCGATCGCATGGGCGCACCCCCGAGCCGCATGGGCGATCATCGCCGGCACCGCGGCGGTCTTCCCGCTGTTCTTCTGGTTCACCCCGAAGAACGACTGGCAGTGGAACTGGCAGGTCTCCCTGATCATCGCGATGCTGGTCTCCACCGTGATGGTGTACCTGCGCGCCAAGCCGCTCGACGCCATCGTGGTGGCTGCGGCATCGTCGCTGTTGTTCTGGATCAACGCCCAAGACGGTACCGGCGGCGGCTGGGTCGCCGGGCTGCTCGTAGCCCTCGCCGTCTGCCTGCTGTTGCGGTTGGCCCTGCAATCGCGCACGCGGCTCGAGGAGCAGACCGAGGTCAGCGAGCTCGAACGGGGTCGCCGCGCGATCCTGGAGGAGCGCACCCGGATCGCGCGCGATCTGCACGACATCGTCGCGCACCGGATGTCTCTCGTGGTCGTGCAGGCGCAGACCGCCCAGTACCGCGTGCCCGATGTGTCCGAACGGGCCCGCGCCGAATTCGACGGGATCGCCGTCTCGGCCCGCGAGGCCCTCAACGAGGTCCGCTCGCTGCTCGGGGTCCTGCGCCTCGACGACGCCTCCGCCGATCTCGCCCCGGCGCCAGGTCTGGGCGGGGTCGATGAACTGATCGACGGTGCCCGCGCCGCCGGCGTCACCGTCGAGTACCTGCCGCTACCCGACCCGACGGCGGTCGGGGAGTCCACCGCGCTGGTGGCCTACCGGATCGTCCAGGAATCGATCGCCAATGCCACCCGGCACGCACAGGGGGCACCGATCACCGTCGCCCTCACACTCGACGCCGCGACGCTGAACCTCCGCATCGAGAACGGCCCCCGCACCTCCGACGCCGACCTCGGCGGGCCGGGACTCGGGCAGGGAATCCCCGGCATGATGGAGCGCGCCCGGACGGTCGGCGGATCACTCGCCGCGACCCCCGTGGCCGGTGGCGGATTCGCCGTTCGAGCGTCGCTGCCCGCTCGGGCCGACGCCGCCGCCTAG
- a CDS encoding alpha/beta-hydrolase family protein, with product MNAAIRPAAGPLIGYTAGVVLALYPNMLPRSVLVQLLVVAVFGVFGALLGGLVAARLGCGAASGAVCRVSAQVTAVSLAVWLLWQGVVRDGAAFASVSPLDFGLLAAGVIGAPYLVALLNSVRTRARTAVLAAVVGVAAVLVPVATADAAAQQSYAERFTGIDSPAPGIRVYGSLSDGASPPARADDAVARLVAAGGLRKRAVVIAVPTGSGWVDPHFVRGVEKTLRGDSAIVVAQYTEQPSWQSFLFHRDAAAESTVAVVEALHRRAPSTPVYLYGQSLGTVGVVAAHRRAIELGQPVAATLQSGTPADVPLDGPAQLNSSDPVGVWSLRLLFAPPDRGATEPGRATRRPPWLPVVGFLQATIDLLGATAPPPGLGHRYDEHQGSDLVRGAGLPKSA from the coding sequence GTGAACGCCGCGATCCGTCCGGCGGCGGGTCCGTTGATCGGCTACACGGCGGGGGTCGTGCTCGCGCTGTACCCGAACATGCTGCCCCGTTCGGTGCTGGTGCAACTGCTGGTGGTGGCGGTGTTCGGAGTGTTCGGCGCATTGCTCGGCGGGCTCGTCGCAGCGAGGCTGGGGTGTGGCGCGGCGTCGGGGGCGGTGTGCCGAGTCTCGGCGCAGGTGACCGCGGTGTCGCTGGCGGTATGGCTCCTGTGGCAGGGCGTGGTGCGCGACGGCGCTGCCTTCGCCTCGGTATCGCCGCTCGATTTCGGGTTGCTGGCCGCAGGGGTGATCGGTGCGCCCTATCTGGTCGCGCTGCTGAACTCGGTGCGCACCCGGGCCCGGACGGCAGTGCTCGCCGCTGTGGTCGGTGTCGCCGCGGTCCTGGTTCCGGTGGCCACGGCCGATGCCGCGGCGCAGCAGTCCTATGCCGAGCGATTCACCGGGATCGATTCCCCCGCACCGGGAATCCGGGTGTACGGATCACTGTCCGACGGTGCCTCCCCTCCCGCGCGCGCCGATGATGCGGTGGCGCGGTTGGTGGCCGCCGGCGGGTTGCGCAAGCGTGCGGTGGTGATCGCGGTGCCCACAGGGTCAGGGTGGGTGGACCCGCATTTCGTGCGGGGCGTGGAGAAGACTCTGCGCGGCGACAGCGCGATCGTGGTGGCCCAGTACACCGAACAGCCCAGTTGGCAGTCCTTCCTGTTCCACCGCGATGCGGCGGCGGAGAGCACCGTGGCGGTGGTCGAAGCACTGCACCGGCGGGCACCGTCGACGCCTGTCTACCTGTACGGCCAGAGCCTGGGGACGGTGGGCGTGGTCGCGGCGCACCGCCGCGCGATCGAACTGGGCCAGCCGGTAGCGGCAACCCTGCAGTCGGGCACCCCGGCCGACGTACCGTTGGACGGGCCGGCACAGCTGAATTCCTCTGATCCGGTGGGGGTCTGGTCGCTGCGACTGCTGTTCGCGCCACCCGATCGCGGCGCCACTGAGCCGGGACGCGCGACCCGGCGGCCGCCGTGGTTACCGGTGGTCGGTTTCCTGCAGGCGACGATCGATCTGCTGGGAGCCACGGCGCCGCCGCCGGGACTCGGACATCGCTACGACGAACACCAGGGCTCCGATCTCGTACGGGGCGCCGGCTTGCCGAAATCCGCTTAA
- a CDS encoding RrF2 family transcriptional regulator, with amino-acid sequence MRMNEGVEWAAHVCVLLHWLDEGDLTPVPASRLAESYDLPPAYLGKQLQALARAGITESLPGRRGGIRLARSTAEITLMDVVSAIEGPSDAFACTEIRQRGMNSDNPRSDFTAPCGIAHAMRGAELSWRRELAATSIADLAAGTPRHVADAARRHFRGA; translated from the coding sequence ATGCGGATGAACGAGGGCGTCGAGTGGGCGGCACACGTGTGCGTACTGCTGCACTGGCTCGACGAGGGTGACCTGACACCGGTCCCCGCGTCCCGCCTCGCCGAGTCCTACGACCTACCGCCCGCATACCTCGGCAAGCAACTGCAAGCCCTGGCGCGAGCGGGGATCACCGAGTCGCTGCCCGGACGGCGCGGAGGTATCCGCCTCGCCCGCTCCACCGCCGAGATCACCCTGATGGACGTGGTCTCCGCCATCGAGGGACCGTCGGACGCCTTCGCGTGCACCGAGATCCGACAACGTGGCATGAACTCCGATAACCCTCGGAGCGATTTCACCGCACCGTGCGGTATCGCCCATGCGATGCGGGGCGCCGAGTTGAGCTGGCGCCGCGAGCTGGCGGCCACATCGATCGCCGACCTGGCGGCCGGCACACCACGGCACGTCGCCGACGCCGCGCGGCGCCACTTCCGCGGAGCCTGA
- a CDS encoding carboxymuconolactone decarboxylase family protein has translation MPRTNGATSSPETYKALIALDGRLGKSLGHVLYDLVKLRASQINGCAFCVDMHSVDLEKRGVPTRTIYGVAAWEESPFFDETQRVGLAFAERLTGGIDAVDDALWDEAGRLLGEERRTDLLIAVGTINTWNMLGITTHLHPATS, from the coding sequence ATGCCCCGCACCAACGGAGCCACGTCGTCGCCCGAGACCTACAAGGCGTTGATCGCCCTGGACGGCCGGCTCGGAAAATCACTCGGCCATGTGCTGTACGACCTGGTGAAACTGCGCGCTTCGCAGATCAACGGCTGCGCCTTCTGCGTCGATATGCACAGCGTCGACCTGGAGAAGCGCGGCGTTCCCACCCGCACCATCTACGGTGTCGCAGCGTGGGAGGAGAGCCCGTTCTTCGATGAGACCCAGCGCGTGGGCCTGGCCTTCGCCGAGCGGCTCACCGGCGGCATCGACGCCGTCGACGATGCCCTGTGGGACGAGGCAGGTCGCCTCCTCGGCGAGGAACGCCGCACGGACCTGCTGATCGCCGTCGGCACCATCAACACCTGGAACATGCTGGGCATCACCACCCATCTCCACCCCGCCACCTCATGA